A region of Leishmania panamensis strain MHOM/PA/94/PSC-1 chromosome 33 sequence DNA encodes the following proteins:
- a CDS encoding hypothetical protein (TriTrypDB/GeneDB-style sysID: LpmP.33.3290) — translation MRYATHRPAGMRSRVTPLSAVALVLLIVLGACSGELTVASSTVATALTSHVLNITLSEADGGPKWPATTAALAVLTPTVNNTVCSSFTVGVSHCYAFLVRVSNTTLALQLSVVTLTAFAGNFTYYQLSQWADSNSMAISTVLTRLTSACATVLGTPLTSLDVSAGVYTVPCRTSNTYFYLPACAAAEVPVTTVYILSPSSDVKAYFSAYLCGPTSTMVCSMSIDVHAPSITSQYTVVKMTGLPNALEAVLAYVADVRASFLGSPQRVGPPVGNPALRITAKAVELRNRGMHAVLFSTSESNRSHTITRVKLECPPSFSYWALVLIAILPVCAILFRYMWYRGRQRAKKQERRRIMDDEMHNMQRYMTSGDAQGAENGPPPGFDTSAAGISNTTPEWAMDANGSYYDANIAAQAEAGTPQTYVDPNTAETYQYVDDGAYSAGGAVATAAAAAPQASQQPSSTTGDNAIYETYADPKRGEMYQYTTDATTADQEQRQTSEFHAAEDAEDAAPNDGYQTNLDPNTVEAYQYTTADADADASGYQYGGPETGETYEYVDQTTGETYQYATQAGENNDEAAEQEYDAAGTGNVYVDPNTGEAYQYETPQP, via the coding sequence ATGCGATATGCTACACACCGCCCCGCGGGCATGCGGAGCCGCGTGACGCCGCTCTCAGCGGTAGCCCTTGTTTTGCTAATTGTACTCGGTGCTTGCTCCGGCGAGCTGACGGTTGCGAGCTCCACCGTTGCGACGGCGCTTACTTCACACGTGTTGAATATTACCCTAAGCGAAGCTGACGGGGGACCCAAATGGCCAGCGACCACTGCCGCACTGGCCGTACTTACACCCACAGTGAACAACACGGTGTGTAGTAGTTTTACAGTCGGTGTCAGCCACTGTTACGCGTTTCTCGTACGGGTCTCGAACACCACGCTCGCCCTCCAGCTGAGCGTCGTTACTTTGACCGCTTTTGCAGGCAACTTCACGTACTATCAACTCTCGCAGTGGGCAGACAGCAACAGCATGGCCATCTCGACGGTCCTGACACGTCTGACGTCGGCCTGCGCCACAGTTCTCGGCACCCCGCTCACCAGTCTTGATGTTTCTGCTGGCGTCTATACTGTGCCGTGCCGCACCTCGAATACGTATTTCTACCTTCCcgcctgcgcagccgcagaggtCCCTGTGACGACAGTCTACATTCTCTCACCGTCATCTGACGTAAAGGCGTACTTCTCTGCGTATCTATGCGGCCCCACTTCCACGATGGTGTGCAGCATGAGCATAGATGTTCATGCGCCGTCAATAACGTCACAATACACCGTCGTGAAAATGACAGGCTTACCAAATGCGTTGGAGGCGGTTCTGGCCTACGTCGCCGATGTGCGCGCTTCTTTTTTAGGCTCGCCGCAGAGAGTGGGTCCGCCCGTGGGCAATCCCGCGTTGAGGATAACGGCCAAGGCTGTGGAGCTGCGAAATCGCGGCATGCATGCGGTGCTCTTCTCCACGAGCGAGAGCAACCGAAGCCACACCATCACCCGTGTGAAGCTGGAGTGTCCCCCTAGCTTTAGCTACTGGGCCTTGGTCCTCATTGCGATACTTCCTGTCTGCGCCATTCTGTTCCGCTACATGTGGTACCGAGGACGGCAACGGGCCAAGAAGcaagagcgccgccgcatcatGGATGATGAGATGCACAACATGCAGAGGTACATGACCTCGGGCGATGCGCAGGGCGCAGAGAACGGGCCGCCGCCTGGTTTCGACACATCTGCCGCCGGTATCAGCAACACGACACCGGAGTGGGCTATGGATGCGAACGGTAGTTACTACGATGCCAACATCGCTGCACAGGCCGAGGCGGGAACGCCTCAGACCTACGTCGACCCGAACACTGCTGAGACGTACCAGTACGTGGACGATGGCGCATACAGTGCAGGCGGGGCTGTGgctacggcggcggcagcggcaccacaaGCGTCGCAGCAGCCTAGCAGTACCACGGGCGACAACGCGATCTACGAGACCTACGCTGACCccaagaggggggagatgtATCAGTACACAACCGATGCCACTACAGCAGATCAGGAACAGAGGCAGACATCCGAATTCCACGCTGCAGAGGATGCTGAAGACGCCGCACCCAATGACGGCTACCAAACCAATCTAGACCCGAACACCGTGGAAGCATACCAATACACAACGGCGGACGCTGATGCTGATGCAAGTGGGTACCAGTACGGAGGTCCGGAGACGGGAGAGACTTATGAGTACGTCGACCAGACAACCGGTGAAACCTACCAATATGCCACACAGGCGGGAGAGAACAATGATGAGGCAGCGGAGCAGGAGTACGACGCTGCCGGTACCGGCAACGTCTATGTTGACCCCAACACGGGCGAAGCATACCAGTACGAGACACCGCAGCCGTGA
- a CDS encoding small nuclear ribonucleoprotein SmD2 (TriTrypDB/GeneDB-style sysID: LpmP.33.3300) — protein MDSEQPKKVARTETKTKELLRTTVADGPFSLLDTSMKENKRVFIQCRNSKALLAHVIAFDKHFNLVLKGVQEITESHGSEQKQRTIENLFLRGESVVFIVKLP, from the coding sequence ATGGACTCGGAACAGCCTAAAAAGGTCGCCAGGACGGAGACCAAGacgaaggagctgctgcgcaccactgTTGCCGACGGCCCCTTCAGCCTTCTAGACACTTCCATGAAGGAGAACAAGCGAGTCTTTATCCAGTGCCGCAACAGCAAGGCACTGCTGGCACATGTGATCGCCTTTGATAAGCACTTCAATCTCGTGCTGAAAGGCGTCCAGGAGATCACTGAAAGCCACGGCTCCGAGCAGAAACAGCGCACCATCGAAAATCTCTTCTTGCGTGGAGAGTCGGTGGTTTTCATTGTGAAGCTGCCCTAG
- a CDS encoding cation transporter, putative (TriTrypDB/GeneDB-style sysID: LpmP.33.3310), whose protein sequence is MDYRDTPWSPSCEAPKSESYSIAWHVVALFVVLGCSLFGTVLPILGKRASTFHIPEYAYAIGKSVATGVVLGVALIHMLEPANQSLTSECLPSAIRNLSNPLAYTICLISVAIMHSLEACLRAFVQDCSAVLNSPITSEESKHLLSGYKAGDRHFHPPVPALDDSEDPVGLQILSAVLLEFGVSLHSLFIGLTVGVCADAELYTLMCALSFHQFFEGVALGSRIVDTALSLHTEYIFVAVFVLSAPFGTAVGITCVCKQVINTKGSSYLLTQGILESVCAGILLYIGFQLLMDHFYTDVRSNIHSVRSPCGFVLVMLIAFWAGVSIMVLIGQYL, encoded by the coding sequence ATGGACTACCGTGACACGCCTTGGTCGCCGAGTTGCGAAGCACCGAAAAGCGAAAGCTACAGTATTGCGTGGCATGTTGTCGCCCTATTTGTTGTACTCGGTTGCTCCCTCTTCGGCACCGTGCTTCCAATTCTCGGCAAGCGTGCTTCTACCTTTCACATACCCGAGTATGCCTATGCAATCGGTAAATCTGTCGCTACCGGCGTGGTGCTCGGGGTGGCGCTTATCCACATGCTGGAACCGGCTAATCAGTCCCTCACGAGCGAGTGCTTGCCGAGTGCCATCCGTAACCTCTCCAACCCGCTCGCGTACACCATCTGCCTCATTTCAGTTGCAATAATGCACTCTCTGGAAGCATGCCTGCGTGCCTTCGTCCAGGACTGCAGCGCCGTTCTCAACTCCCCCATTACCAGTGAGGAGAGCAAGCACTTGCTCTCTGGCTATAAAGCTGGTGATCGCCACTTCCACCCGCCTGTCCCTGCACTCGATGACTCGGAAGACCCTGTTGGCTTGCAGATCTTGTCAGCTGTCTTGCTGGAGTTTGGCGTTTCGCTCCACAGCCTGTTCATCGGCCTCAccgtcggtgtgtgtgccgaTGCGGAGCTTTACACACTGATGTGCGCCTTGTCGTTTCACCAGTTCTTCGAGGGCGTTGCACTCGGCTCCCGGATCGTGGATACGGCTCTGAGCCTGCATACCGAGTACATATTTGTTGCCGTCTTTGTGCTCTCGGCTCCCTTTGGCACTGCCGTCGGCatcacgtgtgtgtgcaagcAAGTGATTAACACCAAGGGCAGTTCGTATCTTCTAACGCAGGGTATTCTGGAGTCGGTGTGCGCCGGGATTCTGCTCTACATCGGGTTTCAGCTACTGATGGATCACTTCTACACCGATGTGCGGTCCAACATTCACAGCGTACGCTCGCCGTGTGGGTTCGTGCTAGTCATGCTGATAGCCTTCTGGGCGGGCGTTAGTATCATGGTGCTGATTGGACAATACTTGTGA